From a region of the Listeria monocytogenes ATCC 19117 genome:
- a CDS encoding MucBP domain-containing protein: MLKKIFIALIALVVIINTVSFTAVSASTPTWLEQTMNSNEPFIKEIEKETGKTRANITQTDLEAITALRVTGASDIPTNIDMLTHLTTLEVKNGTLSSVSNSVGNLKELKILVLNDNNLSTFPMIAFQLPKLEELQVSGGTIEEIPATITNMASHLKFLGILNNHLVKVPDAIFTTNWTNATGGDLDLMAAGNQIVTNIPANYISQFNNGDNLLEFYDNNYQKQDQLTTTPGYTIDVPVGTDFNQLTPDKTKLALTSGRTLLAQHEFEYYDDGSSSLIHNGVAAAPGQATIFIKSKFSTQSNKFARTQVTVNITALNGGPITVKHEDTKGQELAPPVILNGKDGDPYTTTQKTFPGYTLVATPANQNGTFTMNPATVNYVYSANDYKLTSTFKDAQGQELKAPVVDTKDYHIQDNYTTTAATIPGYSLVATPANQNGTFGAGNVTVNYVYKKDDYTLTSTYKDTNGQELKAPVVDATTYHYQDTYTTTAAVFPGYTLVATPTNATGTFGSSNITVHYVYQANGYQLTSTFKDQQGKTIAPDDVDTKTYHVNDPYTTTAKTIPGYTLVTTPTNNQGNFGTSDITVDYVYKAEDYTLTSTYKDAQGKELKQPVVDSKKYHIQDNYSTSAATIPGYTLVSTPANETGTFHTSDITVNYVYKLTDLKLTSTYKDAQGTELKPPVVDSKTYHIQDNYATTAAVIPGYTLVATPANQSGTFGSTDIQVNYVYQAVAYKLTSTYKDQQGNDLALPKVDSKTYHIQDGYTTSDIAIPGYTLVAAPTNQTGTFGASDVTVNYVYKANDYTLTSTYKDAQGKELKTPVIDSQKYHINDTYTTTGATIPGYTLVAAPANQSGTFGAANVTVNYVYKADDYTLTSTYKDANGKELKAPVVDSKTYHTKDNYSTSAATIPGYTLVAAPTNQTGTFNTSNVTVNYVYKANEYTLTSTFKNVQGTELKPAIVKKGFIIKDGYATSGVTIPGYTLVATPSNKKGTFGASNVTVNYVYKANGYALITTYKDTQGKDLKPLAIDTKTYNINDPYTATALNISGYTLTTTPANEKGVFGASDETVNYVYKANDYTLTTTYKDANGKELQAPKVDAKTYHIQDTYKTTAAIIPGYTLVATPKNDQGTFGASNVTVNYVYQTNDYTLTSTFKDAQGNELKAAEVDAQKYHIHDTYTSKAAVIPGYSLEKTPTNETGTFNASDIQVNYVYKANDYQLTSTFKDQQGNEIALPTVDAKTYHIHDAYTTKAHLIPGYSLVAAPKNQIGAFGTSDVTVNYVYKKDAIIKPITPAKPTILTIKTPASKVVKTKVVKQTLPKTGDDDAGLLNLLRLIGLVLILGVFLAVGSKKLR; encoded by the coding sequence ATTTTAAAGAAAATATTTATTGCATTAATTGCGCTTGTAGTTATTATCAATACAGTTAGTTTTACGGCTGTCTCTGCAAGCACACCTACATGGTTAGAACAAACCATGAATAGTAATGAACCGTTTATAAAAGAGATTGAAAAAGAAACTGGTAAGACGAGAGCGAATATTACACAGACAGATTTAGAAGCTATAACTGCCTTGCGAGTAACAGGGGCAAGTGATATTCCGACTAATATCGATATGTTAACTCATTTAACTACGTTAGAAGTTAAGAATGGAACATTATCTTCCGTATCTAACTCAGTGGGGAATTTAAAGGAGTTAAAAATCTTAGTTCTGAATGATAATAATTTAAGCACCTTTCCAATGATTGCTTTCCAACTACCTAAGTTAGAAGAATTACAAGTTTCTGGGGGAACAATAGAAGAAATCCCTGCCACAATAACAAATATGGCGAGTCATTTGAAATTCTTAGGGATATTAAATAACCATTTAGTGAAGGTTCCAGACGCAATTTTCACTACGAACTGGACAAATGCTACTGGGGGAGACTTAGACTTAATGGCTGCAGGGAACCAGATTGTAACCAATATTCCTGCTAACTATATAAGCCAGTTTAATAATGGGGATAACCTATTAGAATTTTACGATAACAACTATCAAAAACAAGACCAACTAACTACAACACCTGGATATACCATTGATGTACCTGTTGGAACTGATTTTAATCAATTAACACCAGACAAAACGAAACTCGCACTAACATCTGGACGAACTTTACTCGCGCAACACGAATTCGAGTATTATGATGATGGTTCAAGTTCACTAATCCACAATGGCGTAGCAGCAGCACCGGGTCAAGCGACCATTTTCATCAAGAGCAAGTTTTCCACGCAATCGAACAAATTTGCCAGAACACAAGTTACAGTAAACATCACTGCGCTAAACGGCGGACCTATTACAGTGAAACATGAAGATACAAAAGGACAAGAACTTGCGCCACCTGTCATTTTAAATGGTAAAGACGGGGACCCTTATACAACGACACAAAAAACTTTCCCAGGCTATACTTTAGTTGCAACACCAGCCAATCAAAATGGTACATTCACCATGAACCCGGCTACAGTCAACTATGTATACAGCGCAAATGATTATAAACTAACATCTACTTTCAAAGATGCCCAAGGTCAAGAACTGAAAGCGCCAGTTGTGGATACAAAAGATTACCATATCCAAGACAACTATACTACAACAGCAGCAACCATTCCGGGCTATTCTTTAGTTGCAACACCTGCTAATCAGAACGGAACTTTTGGAGCTGGGAATGTCACGGTTAATTATGTATACAAAAAAGACGATTATACGCTCACTTCCACTTACAAAGATACGAACGGTCAAGAACTAAAAGCACCAGTGGTAGATGCGACAACGTATCATTATCAAGACACGTATACAACAACAGCCGCAGTTTTCCCAGGTTATACGTTAGTAGCAACACCAACCAACGCTACTGGGACATTTGGTTCGTCAAACATCACTGTTCATTACGTATATCAAGCAAATGGCTATCAATTAACTTCTACATTTAAAGATCAACAAGGGAAGACAATCGCACCAGATGATGTCGATACTAAAACCTATCACGTGAACGATCCCTATACAACAACTGCCAAAACGATCCCAGGCTACACATTAGTGACGACCCCTACAAACAACCAAGGTAATTTTGGAACAAGCGATATTACGGTTGATTACGTTTATAAAGCAGAAGATTATACATTAACTTCGACGTACAAAGATGCGCAAGGTAAAGAATTAAAACAACCCGTTGTAGATAGTAAAAAATATCATATTCAAGACAACTATTCTACAAGTGCAGCAACCATTCCGGGTTATACGCTAGTATCGACACCTGCGAACGAAACAGGAACCTTCCATACGAGCGATATCACGGTTAATTATGTGTATAAATTAACAGACTTAAAATTAACTTCGACATATAAAGATGCGCAAGGAACGGAGTTAAAACCGCCCGTTGTAGATAGCAAAACGTATCATATTCAAGATAACTATGCTACAACTGCAGCTGTCATTCCTGGCTATACATTAGTCGCAACACCAGCGAACCAATCAGGTACTTTTGGTAGCACGGATATCCAAGTGAACTATGTGTATCAAGCAGTTGCTTATAAACTAACTTCGACGTACAAAGATCAACAAGGGAATGATTTAGCTTTACCAAAAGTAGATTCGAAAACGTACCATATTCAGGATGGTTACACGACGAGTGATATTGCTATTCCAGGTTATACATTAGTCGCGGCTCCAACGAATCAAACAGGTACATTTGGCGCGAGTGATGTAACCGTGAATTATGTCTACAAAGCCAATGACTACACACTAACTTCAACATATAAAGATGCGCAAGGTAAGGAATTAAAAACGCCAGTCATAGACAGTCAAAAATATCACATTAACGACACTTATACTACGACAGGAGCTACTATTCCAGGTTATACATTAGTCGCAGCACCAGCGAATCAATCAGGTACATTTGGCGCGGCGAATGTAACAGTCAACTATGTATACAAAGCAGATGATTACACATTAACTTCGACCTACAAAGATGCAAACGGCAAAGAATTAAAAGCGCCAGTTGTAGACAGCAAAACTTACCATACAAAAGATAACTATTCTACTAGCGCAGCAACCATTCCAGGCTACACATTAGTGGCAGCACCAACAAATCAAACAGGTACATTTAATACGAGCAATGTGACAGTCAATTATGTATACAAAGCGAATGAATATACCTTAACTTCCACTTTCAAAAATGTACAAGGAACAGAACTAAAACCAGCTATCGTGAAAAAAGGATTTATTATTAAGGATGGCTATGCGACTAGCGGCGTAACAATTCCGGGCTATACATTAGTGGCAACACCATCGAACAAAAAAGGAACATTTGGTGCTAGTAATGTAACAGTTAATTATGTATATAAAGCGAATGGTTATGCATTAATCACAACATATAAAGACACACAAGGTAAAGACTTAAAACCACTAGCCATTGATACAAAAACATACAATATTAACGACCCATACACTGCAACGGCGCTAAACATTTCAGGTTACACATTAACAACTACACCAGCCAATGAAAAAGGTGTATTTGGCGCAAGTGATGAAACAGTTAATTACGTATATAAAGCAAATGATTATACGTTAACAACTACCTACAAAGACGCAAACGGCAAAGAACTACAAGCACCTAAAGTAGACGCGAAAACTTATCATATCCAAGACACATACAAAACAACTGCAGCAATCATTCCGGGCTATACATTAGTGGCAACACCTAAGAATGACCAAGGTACTTTTGGAGCGAGCAATGTAACTGTGAATTACGTGTACCAAACAAATGATTACACGCTAACTTCGACATTTAAAGATGCTCAAGGAAACGAATTAAAAGCAGCAGAAGTAGACGCACAAAAATACCATATTCATGACACTTACACATCTAAAGCAGCCGTGATTCCGGGTTACAGTTTAGAAAAAACACCAACGAACGAAACGGGTACTTTTAATGCAAGTGATATTCAAGTAAATTATGTGTATAAAGCAAATGATTATCAACTTACTTCTACTTTTAAAGATCAACAAGGCAACGAAATAGCATTACCAACAGTTGATGCAAAAACTTATCACATTCATGACGCTTATACAACGAAAGCTCACTTGATTCCAGGATATAGCCTAGTAGCTGCACCAAAGAACCAAATAGGTGCTTTTGGAACAAGTGACGTAACAGTCAATTATGTGTATAAAAAAGATGCTATTATCAAACCTATTACTCCAGCGAAACCAACTATTCTTACAATAAAAACACCTGCAAGCAAAGTAGTTAAGACTAAAGTAGTTAAGCAAACTCTTCCTAAAACAGGGGATGACGATGCCGGACTATTAAACCTGCTAAGACTTATAGGACTCGTTTTAATTTTAGGCGTATTTTTGGCAGTCGGAAGTAAAAAATTAAGATAA
- a CDS encoding LapB repeat-containing protein, with protein sequence MKLSKFFTIIALSATVTSSLPIPMVKAESTTANETKIENQLPKTDLKETPKEKTTNNNLKNQLVQAGTKTYNDYFPDDNLAKAVAEKMNKNVDESVTVEELAKITKLDARSQGIEDSTGIEYLTGLEILYLEDNQLKSIDVSKNLNLKDLACSNNPLANLDVSKNLALEELTCENNELTQLDVSKNTALEYLYCPRNQLTKLDVSKNSALRYLACDVNQLTSLDVSQNPALTNLGCTKNQLTDLDVSQNPNLSTLVCSDNQLTNLDVSQNQALAYLTCDNNGLKNIDIDQNLALIELSCENNQLTNLDTTQNLALEILYCDDNQLTNLDVRKNVNLLILSCNNNQLTNLAVGETILDVSCNNNQLKDISSLPDYLTAENGEYQAMDQTLVGPIQTTQNNTLVYAVPTDLLDKDGNIVSIIKPENGGVYDAATRTITWENLPDSGEVSYTFESNDYGVFSGRVTVPYTGKETVSISSDDEISYKEGTTKTEEAFLTDIHASVTPATETITSNFADVVDLQTPGKYVVKLSVAESDITKDVIVYVTEEPSKDNPVAPVPPKDPDNKVADNDQNTEKPQVKVDEKTLPKTGDITSLSLSLAGIICLSFGILFFIKRKKKTV encoded by the coding sequence ATGAAACTGTCCAAATTTTTTACAATAATTGCATTAAGTGCCACCGTTACAAGTAGCCTACCGATACCAATGGTAAAAGCAGAGAGCACAACCGCAAATGAAACTAAAATCGAAAATCAATTACCAAAAACAGATTTAAAAGAAACACCGAAAGAAAAAACAACGAATAACAACCTGAAAAATCAACTTGTCCAAGCAGGAACCAAAACTTATAATGATTACTTTCCAGATGATAATTTAGCTAAAGCGGTAGCAGAAAAAATGAACAAAAACGTGGATGAATCTGTAACTGTCGAGGAATTAGCTAAAATAACTAAACTAGATGCACGGAGCCAAGGCATAGAAGATAGCACTGGAATCGAATATTTGACTGGATTAGAGATACTTTATCTTGAGGATAATCAACTAAAAAGTATAGATGTCAGTAAAAATCTAAATCTAAAAGACTTGGCTTGCTCTAACAACCCGTTAGCGAATTTAGATGTTAGTAAAAATCTTGCTTTAGAAGAATTGACTTGTGAAAACAATGAATTAACACAACTAGATGTTAGCAAAAATACAGCTTTAGAGTATTTGTATTGCCCTAGAAATCAGTTAACAAAGCTAGATGTTAGTAAAAACTCCGCTTTACGTTATTTGGCTTGCGATGTCAATCAGTTAACCAGTTTAGATGTTAGTCAAAATCCAGCTTTAACAAATCTTGGTTGTACTAAAAACCAACTTACAGATTTAGATGTTAGCCAAAATCCGAATTTAAGCACTTTGGTTTGTTCTGATAACCAGTTAACCAACTTAGACGTTAGCCAAAATCAAGCTCTAGCATATTTGACTTGTGATAACAATGGGTTGAAGAATATAGATATTGATCAAAATCTAGCTTTAATAGAGTTATCTTGTGAAAACAATCAACTAACGAATTTAGATACTACCCAAAATCTAGCTTTAGAGATTTTATATTGCGATGACAATCAGCTAACGAATTTAGATGTTAGAAAAAACGTAAATTTATTAATTTTATCTTGTAATAACAATCAACTAACGAATCTAGCTGTTGGAGAGACAATATTGGATGTAAGCTGTAATAATAACCAGCTAAAAGATATTAGTTCCTTACCAGATTATCTTACTGCTGAGAATGGCGAGTACCAAGCAATGGATCAAACATTAGTAGGTCCAATCCAAACGACACAAAATAATACACTTGTATACGCTGTTCCTACAGACCTGTTAGATAAGGATGGTAACATTGTTTCCATCATAAAACCAGAAAATGGTGGGGTTTATGATGCAGCTACTAGAACTATTACGTGGGAAAATTTACCAGATAGCGGAGAAGTGAGTTACACATTTGAAAGCAATGACTATGGTGTGTTTTCTGGAAGAGTTACTGTGCCATATACAGGAAAAGAAACTGTCAGCATTTCTAGTGATGATGAGATTAGTTACAAAGAAGGCACTACAAAAACAGAGGAAGCCTTCCTCACAGATATCCATGCAAGCGTAACTCCAGCAACAGAAACCATCACTAGCAATTTTGCTGACGTAGTAGACTTACAAACACCAGGTAAATATGTTGTAAAACTAAGCGTGGCAGAATCAGATATTACGAAAGACGTCATTGTGTATGTGACAGAGGAACCAAGTAAAGATAATCCTGTCGCTCCTGTTCCACCAAAAGATCCAGATAACAAAGTAGCAGACAATGACCAAAATACGGAAAAACCCCAAGTAAAAGTAGACGAAAAGACGTTGCCAAAAACAGGTGATATTACTAGCTTAAGTTTGTCATTGGCTGGAATTATTTGCTTAAGCTTTGGTATTCTATTTTTCATCAAACGAAAGAAAAAAACAGTTTAA
- a CDS encoding LapB repeat-containing protein: protein MKSKTKQIIMIGVVLFQSLFAYPLITMAEENESKSVNTETTLEPKVALEEKTPQKPTLTNNLKQEKTVLQAGETYETVFPDAALATVIAKAATGSEDITQEVSQTDLNKITSLTATSKGIVDLTGIDLLSKLTSLSISGNQITDISALNGLVNLSNLNVSNNKITSFNLNANSNLPMLSAVDIRSNNLKNINVQDQPKLRTIECDTGSSSELTEVTLKNLPTLIVAGNGSSAYQNDIVFSSTPGLSKVILENLPSISSSVRLDRCAIEELVINNLPKVSMVNISNNKITTLEGLENLSAVNTLYVSENLVTEIESMHAFPKLQNLELGWNALTNVVMDQVTAEKLPLLRTMDVRGNNLIKINIQDQPKLWTFECDTGSSSELTEVTLKNLPILIVAGNGSSAYQNDIVFSSTPGLSKVILENLPSISSSVRLDRCAIEELVINNLPKVSMVNISNNKITTLEGLENLSAVNTLYVSENLVTEIENLHAFPKLQTLTVDNNHISVLPTSLKTENPVLTTLSAMNQTITLKQKVIVSDLVLDNEVKNFGQITTAKSISNKGTYQNNQIKWLFEDIKSVNAVDYQFSEPVQEATIQGTFSGKVTQPIKASKVPVISADAEMNYPKNETVSEAAFFKDISASVTDDATLTSDFESVVDFAKAGTYEVTLNAVNEDGVKATSVTVLVHIAKSPAPVITADKEITYTKNAEVSITEYLAAIHAKTNDGSPIESDFATAVNWGTAGDYTVTLRSTNEDGVEAIPVEVTVHIAKSPAPVITADKEITYAKNAEVSITEYLAAIHAKTSDGSSIEADLDTAVTWGTVGGYTVTLRSTNEDGVEAIPVEVTVHIAKSPAPVITADKEITYAKNAEVSITEFLAAIHAKTSDGSPIESDFATAVIWSTAGDYTVTLKSTNEDGVEAIPVEVKVHIVEPLAPTISNVTFDVDDVQTTESLEAGELISEPLSPTKEGYTFIGWYDSKTGGNKWDFTTDKMPAYNIILYAQFSKDTNKAEAAGGDKPSTPSSIKVSPTGQSESGNLENRSNIKLPATGDDNATVLLVGFGLLMLGLFIRLTQKKRAK, encoded by the coding sequence ATGAAAAGCAAAACAAAACAGATTATCATGATTGGAGTGGTCCTTTTTCAATCACTCTTCGCATACCCGTTAATCACCATGGCGGAAGAAAATGAATCGAAATCAGTAAATACAGAAACCACGTTAGAGCCTAAAGTAGCTCTCGAAGAAAAAACGCCTCAGAAACCTACCCTTACCAATAATCTGAAGCAAGAAAAAACTGTCCTTCAAGCAGGCGAAACATATGAAACTGTTTTTCCTGATGCAGCTTTAGCTACTGTAATTGCAAAAGCAGCAACTGGTTCAGAGGATATCACGCAAGAAGTATCGCAAACAGACTTGAATAAAATCACTTCACTAACTGCTACATCTAAAGGGATAGTTGATTTAACAGGAATAGATTTACTTTCAAAATTAACCTCTTTAAGTATAAGCGGGAACCAAATCACTGATATTTCTGCACTCAATGGTCTCGTGAATTTGTCCAATCTAAATGTATCTAATAATAAAATAACAAGTTTCAACCTAAACGCGAATAGTAATTTACCTATGTTAAGCGCTGTTGATATTCGTAGTAATAACTTAAAAAATATAAATGTTCAAGACCAACCTAAATTACGCACCATTGAGTGTGACACAGGTAGTAGTTCAGAGTTGACAGAAGTTACGCTAAAAAATCTTCCAACTTTAATAGTTGCAGGTAATGGCTCTAGTGCTTATCAAAATGATATTGTTTTTTCTAGTACACCAGGATTAAGTAAGGTGATTCTAGAAAATTTACCATCAATAAGCTCTTCAGTACGATTAGATCGTTGCGCGATAGAAGAGTTAGTAATTAATAACCTTCCAAAAGTATCAATGGTAAATATAAGTAACAACAAAATTACTACACTAGAAGGACTTGAAAATTTATCTGCAGTAAACACTTTATACGTATCTGAGAATTTAGTGACTGAAATAGAAAGTATGCATGCCTTCCCTAAATTACAGAATTTAGAGCTGGGATGGAATGCTCTTACTAATGTGGTAATGGATCAAGTAACAGCGGAAAAACTCCCGTTATTAAGAACAATGGATGTTCGTGGTAATAATTTAATTAAGATAAATATTCAAGACCAGCCAAAATTATGGACCTTTGAGTGCGACACAGGTAGTAGTTCAGAGTTGACAGAAGTTACGCTAAAAAATCTTCCAATTTTGATAGTTGCAGGTAATGGCTCTAGTGCTTATCAAAATGATATTGTTTTTTCGAGTACACCAGGATTAAGTAAGGTGATTCTAGAAAATTTACCATCAATAAGCTCTTCAGTACGATTAGATCGTTGCGCGATAGAAGAGTTAGTAATTAATAACCTTCCAAAAGTATCAATGGTAAATATAAGTAACAACAAAATTACTACACTAGAAGGACTTGAAAATTTATCTGCAGTAAACACTTTATACGTATCTGAGAATTTAGTGACTGAAATAGAGAACCTACATGCGTTCCCTAAATTACAGACACTCACCGTAGACAATAACCATATCAGTGTATTGCCAACAAGTTTGAAAACGGAAAATCCCGTATTAACAACGCTAAGTGCGATGAATCAAACAATCACTCTAAAGCAAAAAGTTATCGTGTCAGACCTAGTTCTTGATAATGAAGTGAAGAATTTCGGTCAAATAACCACTGCCAAATCCATCTCTAATAAGGGAACCTATCAAAATAACCAAATCAAGTGGCTTTTTGAAGATATAAAAAGCGTGAATGCCGTTGATTATCAATTTAGTGAACCTGTTCAAGAGGCAACTATTCAAGGAACTTTTTCGGGGAAAGTGACACAACCAATCAAAGCATCTAAAGTACCAGTTATTAGCGCAGATGCAGAGATGAATTACCCGAAAAACGAAACGGTATCAGAAGCTGCCTTTTTCAAAGATATTTCTGCAAGCGTAACGGATGATGCAACACTAACTTCTGATTTTGAAAGTGTTGTGGACTTTGCAAAAGCGGGAACGTATGAAGTGACATTAAATGCAGTGAATGAGGATGGAGTAAAAGCGACTTCGGTGACTGTATTAGTGCATATCGCTAAGTCGCCAGCGCCAGTAATTACCGCAGATAAAGAAATCACATACACTAAAAACGCGGAAGTCAGCATCACGGAATATCTTGCAGCGATTCATGCTAAAACGAATGATGGTTCACCAATTGAAAGTGATTTCGCTACGGCTGTAAATTGGGGCACTGCAGGAGATTATACCGTAACGCTAAGGTCTACAAATGAAGATGGAGTTGAAGCAATCCCTGTAGAAGTAACTGTGCACATCGCCAAGTCGCCAGCGCCAGTAATTACCGCAGATAAAGAAATTACGTACGCTAAAAACGCGGAAGTCAGCATCACGGAATATCTTGCAGCGATTCATGCTAAAACGAGTGATGGTTCATCAATTGAAGCTGATTTAGATACGGCTGTAACATGGGGCACTGTAGGAGGTTATACCGTAACGCTAAGGTCTACAAATGAAGACGGAGTAGAAGCAATCCCTGTAGAAGTAACTGTGCACATCGCTAAGTCACCAGCACCAGTAATTACCGCAGATAAAGAAATCACGTACGCTAAAAACGCGGAAGTCAGCATAACGGAATTTCTTGCAGCGATTCATGCTAAAACGAGTGATGGTTCACCAATTGAAAGTGATTTCGCTACGGCTGTAATATGGAGCACTGCAGGAGATTATACCGTAACGTTAAAATCTACAAATGAAGATGGAGTAGAAGCAATCCCTGTAGAAGTAAAGGTGCATATCGTAGAGCCACTAGCACCAACGATTTCGAATGTGACATTTGATGTGGATGATGTACAAACGACAGAATCTCTTGAAGCTGGAGAGCTAATTTCTGAACCATTGAGCCCAACAAAAGAAGGCTATACTTTTATTGGTTGGTATGACTCGAAAACTGGTGGTAATAAATGGGATTTTACAACAGATAAAATGCCAGCATATAATATTATTCTTTATGCTCAGTTTAGTAAAGATACAAATAAAGCAGAAGCGGCCGGTGGAGATAAGCCCTCAACACCCTCTTCTATAAAAGTAAGTCCAACAGGTCAGTCCGAGAGTGGAAACTTGGAAAATAGATCTAATATTAAATTACCAGCTACAGGCGATGATAATGCAACTGTTTTATTAGTGGGCTTTGGATTACTAATGTTGGGGCTTTTCATTCGCCTTACTCAAAAAAAGCGTGCTAAATAA